In one Magallana gigas chromosome 7, xbMagGiga1.1, whole genome shotgun sequence genomic region, the following are encoded:
- the LOC105348489 gene encoding tubulin polyglutamylase TTLL7 isoform X2, with the protein MWYSDVTLTSLTQYARRPGATQSSLLQSARQPAPEEKRNTETEEKKAVPAPKKKRKKKHGITANLSGTRYEVIRLVCEKCKFDICKEDDPNSYLIWSDSFVSADRITELKPFQRINHFPGMVEVTRKDCLARNMMKIQRHHAEEFNFVPKTWILPADHSLLQNYAKDLKAKKKYRTFIVKPANGAQGHGIQLYRNAEKIPPSEHFIVQEYIDKPLLLEGYKFDLRIYVLVTSCDPLRIFIFNDGLVRMSTDKYVNPADANLSNLYMHLTNYSVNKHNEYYQKGDSVETGSKRSIRYFNEYLRKNDFDTMLLWRRIYDMVVKTLLVAQPHLLHAYRMCRPGAPPGSDSVCFEVLGFDVLIDKKLNPWLLEINRSPSFGTDEKIDFDIKSALIEDTVRLLNIKLSDKRRNYFAQKAEAQKRLFRTTKRNEVDMSELEKKRLNIEKRKEELKEQLARVRKATAREDFENRNAGRFRRIFPSEDKLKQQKYVNIMSSIFGVVMSGRAPAMQKEIQKVYNNQWREEDILDMIAECEADEKDGKGGVNKVQRGPKPLSSMPMSVQSPPMEDEFELEEEDEEAEYASPPGSPSLNRRESRPPSTKSRPGSLRPDSRVSNDASSLCNSRPNSGVSSMRSRPTSNMSAMNSRSKSLSRINGKQSILQRSIIDDNFLITVVKEREDELTKKTLQALNDMRIKFPGKTDQEAEFILDTLHENWKFHKPRIASYWLVKLDSIKRRKVIDIVRSNVRAVLQRIWRISDVDNLRLYRIFTRVFNRLLWSHGQGLWNCFSTTSQNGSWETIFSKSSENICENEFNCCRRIVQLCRDCLLIVYQFAAEAKSTSQQNSENTDLSSAGTLSSRDKSSTLMVPPNTQTLSQRYSKLYPRADTTAT; encoded by the exons ATGTGGTATTCTG ATGTGACCTTGACATCTTTAACGCAATATGCCCGGCGCCCAGGAGCTACGCAGTCCTCCCTGTTACAGAGTGCTCGGCAACCAGCCCCTGAAGAAAAACGGAACACCGAAACGGAGGAGAAAAAGGCAGTACCAGCACCAAAGAAGAAACGCAAGAAAAAACATGGGATCACTGCTAACCTGAGTGGTACAAGATATGAAGTCA TACGCCTTGTTTGTGAAAAATGCAAATTTGATATTTGCAAGGAAGATGATCCAAACAG CTACCTCATATGGAGTGACAGTTTTGTCTCAGCCGACAGAATCACAGAGTTGAAACCATTCCAGAGAATCAACCATTTCCCTGGCATGGTGGAAGTCACAAGAAAAGACTGCCTCGCTCGGAACATGATGAA AATCCAGAGACACCATGCTGAAGAGTTTAACTTTGTCCCAAAGACCTGGATTCTGCCAGCTGACCATAGTCTGTTACAGAACTATGCAAAAGATCTGAAGGCCAAGAAAAAGTACAGAACCTTTATAGTGAAGCCTGCCAATGGGGCACAGGGACATGG CATCCAGTTATACAGGAATGCTGAGAAGATACCACCCTCTGAACATTTCATCGTACAGGAATACATAGACAAACCTTTACTGTTGGAGGGCTACAAATTTGACTTGCGCATTTATGTTCTTGTGACATCATGTGATCCTTTAAGAATATTCATATTCAATGACGGATTAGTGAGAATGAGTACAGACAAATACGTCAATCCCGCTGACGCCAACCTG AGTAACCTGTACATGCACCTTACAAACTACTCTGTGAACAAACACAATGAATACTATCAGAAAGGCGATTCTGTGGAAACAGGAAGTAAGCGATCAATCCGCTACTTCAACGAATATCTACGTAAAAATGACTTTGACACTATGTTGCTATGGAGACGTATCTATGACATGGTAGTGAAGACCCTCCTGGTGGCCCAGCCCCACCTCTTACATGCCTACCGCATGTGTCGCCCTGGAGCCCCGCCGGGCAGTGATAGCGTGTGCTTTGAGGTGCTGGGTTTTGATGTGCTGATTGACAAGAAGTTAAATCCATGGTTACTTGAG ATCAACAGGTCTCCCAGTTTTGGAACAGATGAAAAGATTGactttgatataaaatcagCTCTCATAGAGGACACAGTTCGCCTTCTCAACATCAA GCTGAGTGATAAGAGAAGGAATTACTTTGCTCAGAAGGCCGAGGCCCAGAAGAGATTATTTCGCACCACAAAACGAAACGAAGTTGACATGTCTGAATTAGAGAAAAAGAGGCTTAATATAGAAAAACGAAAAGAGGAACTT AAAGAGCAGTTAGCAAGAGTGAGAAAAGCCACAGCTCGGGAAGATTTTGAGAATCGGAATGCTGGAAGATTTCGCAGGATATTCCCTTCAGAAGACAAACTGAAGCAGCAGAAATATGTCAACATCATGTCTTCCATATTTGGAGTGGTTATGTCTGGACGGGCCCCTGCAATGCAGAAAGAGATACAGAAAGTGTACAACAACCAATGGAGG GAGgaagatattttggatatgaTAGCAGAGTGTGAAGCTGATGAAAAAGATGGAAAAGGAGGAGTGAACAAGGTTCAAAGAGGGCCAAAG CCTCTGTCCAGTATGCCAATGAGTGTCCAAAGTCCACCCATGGAGGATGAGTTTGAGTTAGAAGAAGAGGATGAGGAGGCAGAATATGCCTCACCCCCAGGGTCCCCAAGCTTAAACAGGCGGGAGAGCAGACCACCCTCCACCAAGTCTCGCCCTGGGTCACTGCGACCTGACAGCCGGGTCAGTAACGATGCTTCTAGTCTCTGCAATTCACGTCCAAACTCTGGTGTCTCCAGTATGAGGTCACGACCCACCAGCAATATGTCTGCCATGAATTCTAGGTCAAAGTCACTCTCTAGAATTAATGGAAAGCAGTCCATTTTGCAGAGATCCATTATA GATGACAACTTTTTGATCACTGTTGTGAAAGAGAGGGAAGATGAATTGACAAAGAAAACTCTTCAGGCATTGAATGACATGAGAATAAAATTCCCAGGGAAGACGGATCAAGAGGCAGAGTTCATCCTAGATACT cttcaTGAAAACTGGAAATTCCATAAACCAAGGATTGCTTCATATTGGCTAGTCAAATTGGACTCAATTAAAAGGAGAAAG GTGATAGACATTGTTCGCTCCAATGTGCGAGCTGTACTTCAGCGGATCTGGCGGATCAGTGATGTGGATAACCTGCGGCTGTACCGGATTTTTACCAGGGTGTTTAACCGTCTGCTGTGGAGTCACGGACAGGGACTGTGGAACTGTTTCTCCACCACAAG tCAAAATGGAAGTTGGGAGACCATCTTTAGCAAGAGCTCAGAAAACATTTGTGAGAATGAGTTCAACTGCTGCAGGCGAATCGTTCAGCTGTGTCGGGATTGTCTGCTGATTGTCTATCAGTTTGCTGCTGAAGCCAAGTCCACCAGTCAACAAAACTCTGAAAACACCGATCTAAGTTCTGCTGG AACTTTGTCCTCCAGAGACAAGTCCTCGACCCTGATGGTACCCCCCAATACGCAGACCCTGAGCCAGAGGTACTCCAAGCTCTACCCTCGGGCCGACACGACCGCCACATGA
- the LOC105348489 gene encoding tubulin polyglutamylase TTLL7 isoform X1, producing MPGIKPSASLTSLMMDKQDVTLTSLTQYARRPGATQSSLLQSARQPAPEEKRNTETEEKKAVPAPKKKRKKKHGITANLSGTRYEVIRLVCEKCKFDICKEDDPNSYLIWSDSFVSADRITELKPFQRINHFPGMVEVTRKDCLARNMMKIQRHHAEEFNFVPKTWILPADHSLLQNYAKDLKAKKKYRTFIVKPANGAQGHGIQLYRNAEKIPPSEHFIVQEYIDKPLLLEGYKFDLRIYVLVTSCDPLRIFIFNDGLVRMSTDKYVNPADANLSNLYMHLTNYSVNKHNEYYQKGDSVETGSKRSIRYFNEYLRKNDFDTMLLWRRIYDMVVKTLLVAQPHLLHAYRMCRPGAPPGSDSVCFEVLGFDVLIDKKLNPWLLEINRSPSFGTDEKIDFDIKSALIEDTVRLLNIKLSDKRRNYFAQKAEAQKRLFRTTKRNEVDMSELEKKRLNIEKRKEELKEQLARVRKATAREDFENRNAGRFRRIFPSEDKLKQQKYVNIMSSIFGVVMSGRAPAMQKEIQKVYNNQWREEDILDMIAECEADEKDGKGGVNKVQRGPKPLSSMPMSVQSPPMEDEFELEEEDEEAEYASPPGSPSLNRRESRPPSTKSRPGSLRPDSRVSNDASSLCNSRPNSGVSSMRSRPTSNMSAMNSRSKSLSRINGKQSILQRSIIDDNFLITVVKEREDELTKKTLQALNDMRIKFPGKTDQEAEFILDTLHENWKFHKPRIASYWLVKLDSIKRRKVIDIVRSNVRAVLQRIWRISDVDNLRLYRIFTRVFNRLLWSHGQGLWNCFSTTSQNGSWETIFSKSSENICENEFNCCRRIVQLCRDCLLIVYQFAAEAKSTSQQNSENTDLSSAGTLSSRDKSSTLMVPPNTQTLSQRYSKLYPRADTTAT from the exons ATGCCAGGAATAAAGCCTAGTGCGTCTTTGACGTCTCTTATGATGGACAAACAAG ATGTGACCTTGACATCTTTAACGCAATATGCCCGGCGCCCAGGAGCTACGCAGTCCTCCCTGTTACAGAGTGCTCGGCAACCAGCCCCTGAAGAAAAACGGAACACCGAAACGGAGGAGAAAAAGGCAGTACCAGCACCAAAGAAGAAACGCAAGAAAAAACATGGGATCACTGCTAACCTGAGTGGTACAAGATATGAAGTCA TACGCCTTGTTTGTGAAAAATGCAAATTTGATATTTGCAAGGAAGATGATCCAAACAG CTACCTCATATGGAGTGACAGTTTTGTCTCAGCCGACAGAATCACAGAGTTGAAACCATTCCAGAGAATCAACCATTTCCCTGGCATGGTGGAAGTCACAAGAAAAGACTGCCTCGCTCGGAACATGATGAA AATCCAGAGACACCATGCTGAAGAGTTTAACTTTGTCCCAAAGACCTGGATTCTGCCAGCTGACCATAGTCTGTTACAGAACTATGCAAAAGATCTGAAGGCCAAGAAAAAGTACAGAACCTTTATAGTGAAGCCTGCCAATGGGGCACAGGGACATGG CATCCAGTTATACAGGAATGCTGAGAAGATACCACCCTCTGAACATTTCATCGTACAGGAATACATAGACAAACCTTTACTGTTGGAGGGCTACAAATTTGACTTGCGCATTTATGTTCTTGTGACATCATGTGATCCTTTAAGAATATTCATATTCAATGACGGATTAGTGAGAATGAGTACAGACAAATACGTCAATCCCGCTGACGCCAACCTG AGTAACCTGTACATGCACCTTACAAACTACTCTGTGAACAAACACAATGAATACTATCAGAAAGGCGATTCTGTGGAAACAGGAAGTAAGCGATCAATCCGCTACTTCAACGAATATCTACGTAAAAATGACTTTGACACTATGTTGCTATGGAGACGTATCTATGACATGGTAGTGAAGACCCTCCTGGTGGCCCAGCCCCACCTCTTACATGCCTACCGCATGTGTCGCCCTGGAGCCCCGCCGGGCAGTGATAGCGTGTGCTTTGAGGTGCTGGGTTTTGATGTGCTGATTGACAAGAAGTTAAATCCATGGTTACTTGAG ATCAACAGGTCTCCCAGTTTTGGAACAGATGAAAAGATTGactttgatataaaatcagCTCTCATAGAGGACACAGTTCGCCTTCTCAACATCAA GCTGAGTGATAAGAGAAGGAATTACTTTGCTCAGAAGGCCGAGGCCCAGAAGAGATTATTTCGCACCACAAAACGAAACGAAGTTGACATGTCTGAATTAGAGAAAAAGAGGCTTAATATAGAAAAACGAAAAGAGGAACTT AAAGAGCAGTTAGCAAGAGTGAGAAAAGCCACAGCTCGGGAAGATTTTGAGAATCGGAATGCTGGAAGATTTCGCAGGATATTCCCTTCAGAAGACAAACTGAAGCAGCAGAAATATGTCAACATCATGTCTTCCATATTTGGAGTGGTTATGTCTGGACGGGCCCCTGCAATGCAGAAAGAGATACAGAAAGTGTACAACAACCAATGGAGG GAGgaagatattttggatatgaTAGCAGAGTGTGAAGCTGATGAAAAAGATGGAAAAGGAGGAGTGAACAAGGTTCAAAGAGGGCCAAAG CCTCTGTCCAGTATGCCAATGAGTGTCCAAAGTCCACCCATGGAGGATGAGTTTGAGTTAGAAGAAGAGGATGAGGAGGCAGAATATGCCTCACCCCCAGGGTCCCCAAGCTTAAACAGGCGGGAGAGCAGACCACCCTCCACCAAGTCTCGCCCTGGGTCACTGCGACCTGACAGCCGGGTCAGTAACGATGCTTCTAGTCTCTGCAATTCACGTCCAAACTCTGGTGTCTCCAGTATGAGGTCACGACCCACCAGCAATATGTCTGCCATGAATTCTAGGTCAAAGTCACTCTCTAGAATTAATGGAAAGCAGTCCATTTTGCAGAGATCCATTATA GATGACAACTTTTTGATCACTGTTGTGAAAGAGAGGGAAGATGAATTGACAAAGAAAACTCTTCAGGCATTGAATGACATGAGAATAAAATTCCCAGGGAAGACGGATCAAGAGGCAGAGTTCATCCTAGATACT cttcaTGAAAACTGGAAATTCCATAAACCAAGGATTGCTTCATATTGGCTAGTCAAATTGGACTCAATTAAAAGGAGAAAG GTGATAGACATTGTTCGCTCCAATGTGCGAGCTGTACTTCAGCGGATCTGGCGGATCAGTGATGTGGATAACCTGCGGCTGTACCGGATTTTTACCAGGGTGTTTAACCGTCTGCTGTGGAGTCACGGACAGGGACTGTGGAACTGTTTCTCCACCACAAG tCAAAATGGAAGTTGGGAGACCATCTTTAGCAAGAGCTCAGAAAACATTTGTGAGAATGAGTTCAACTGCTGCAGGCGAATCGTTCAGCTGTGTCGGGATTGTCTGCTGATTGTCTATCAGTTTGCTGCTGAAGCCAAGTCCACCAGTCAACAAAACTCTGAAAACACCGATCTAAGTTCTGCTGG AACTTTGTCCTCCAGAGACAAGTCCTCGACCCTGATGGTACCCCCCAATACGCAGACCCTGAGCCAGAGGTACTCCAAGCTCTACCCTCGGGCCGACACGACCGCCACATGA
- the LOC105348488 gene encoding calcyphosin-like protein isoform X1 has product MACTQRGNNELKMKAKRMMKEAKDPIEKLRYACLARGASGIKGLGRTFRIMDDDSDLSLNMKEFKKGIHDYGLIMDDDVVSSLFQQLDKDHSGSLSFDEFLTALRPPMNNSRKELIRRAFQKLDRTGDGVVTVQDLHGVYNVKKHPKYISGEWTEDQCLKQFLDSFDSPNDKDGKVTEEEFMNYYAGVSASIDNDAYFNLMMVNAWKL; this is encoded by the exons ATGGCCTGCACACAGAGAGGAAACAATGAGCTGAAAATGAAAGCGAAGAGAATGATGAAGGAGGCAAAAGACCCCATTGAAAAGCTTCGCTACGCTTGTCTAGCAAGAGGGGCCAGTGGTATCAAAGGTCTCGGCAG AACATTCAGAATAATGGATGATGATTCCGATTTAAGTCTGAACATGaaggaatttaaaaaaggaattcATGATTATGGGTTGATCATGGATGATGATGTCGTGAGCTCATTGTTTCAACAGTTAGATAAGGATCACAGTGGGTCCCTGTCATTTGATGAATTCTTGACTGCCCTCAGA CCACCTATGAATAACTCAAGGAAAGAACTCATAAGGAGAGCATTCCAGAAACTGGACAGAACAGGGGATGGCGTGGTGACCGTACAGGATCTTCATGGTGTGTACAACGTAAAGAAACACCCCAAATACATCAGCGGAGAGTGGACGGAAGACCAGTGCCTCAAACAGTTCTTAGACTCCTTCGATTCTCCCAACGACAAAGACGGAAAG GTCACTGAAGAAGAATTCATGAACTATTACGCTGGAGTTAGTGCTTCAATTGACAATGATGCTTACTTTAACCTCATGATGGTTAATGCTTGGAAGTTATAA
- the LOC105348488 gene encoding calcyphosin-like protein isoform X3: MACTQRGNNELKMKAKRMMKEAKDPIEKLRYACLARGASGIKGLGRTFRIMDDDSDLSLNMKEFKKGIHDYGLIMDDDVVSSLFQQLDKDHSGSLSFDEFLTALRPPMNNSRKELIRRAFQKLDRTGDGVVTVQDLHGVYNVKKHPKYISGEWTEDQCLKQFLDSFDSPNDKDGKILWEEFLSYYSGVSASIDNDAYFDLMMRTAWGI, translated from the exons ATGGCCTGCACACAGAGAGGAAACAATGAGCTGAAAATGAAAGCGAAGAGAATGATGAAGGAGGCAAAAGACCCCATTGAAAAGCTTCGCTACGCTTGTCTAGCAAGAGGGGCCAGTGGTATCAAAGGTCTCGGCAG AACATTCAGAATAATGGATGATGATTCCGATTTAAGTCTGAACATGaaggaatttaaaaaaggaattcATGATTATGGGTTGATCATGGATGATGATGTCGTGAGCTCATTGTTTCAACAGTTAGATAAGGATCACAGTGGGTCCCTGTCATTTGATGAATTCTTGACTGCCCTCAGA CCACCTATGAATAACTCAAGGAAAGAACTCATAAGGAGAGCATTCCAGAAACTGGACAGAACAGGGGATGGCGTGGTGACCGTACAGGATCTTCATGGTGTGTACAACGTAAAGAAACACCCCAAATACATCAGCGGAGAGTGGACGGAAGACCAGTGCCTCAAACAGTTCTTAGACTCCTTCGATTCTCCCAACGACAAAGACGGAAAG ATACTGTGGGAGGAGTTCCTGAGTTATTACTCCGGGGTCAGCGCCTCCATAGACAACGATGCTTATTTTGACCTGATGATGAGGACAGCTTGGGGGATATGA
- the LOC105348488 gene encoding calcyphosin-like protein isoform X2: MACTQRGNNELKMKAKRMMKEAKDPIEKLRYACLARGASGIKGLGRTFRIMDDDSDLSLNMKEFKKGIHDYGLIMDDDVVSSLFQQLDKDHSGSLSFDEFLTALRPPMNNSRKELIRRAFQKLDRTGDGVVTVQDLHGVYNVKKHPKYISGEWTEDQCLKQFLDSFDSPNDKDGKVTEEEFLNYYAGVSASVDNDAYFHLMMTNAWKL, encoded by the exons ATGGCCTGCACACAGAGAGGAAACAATGAGCTGAAAATGAAAGCGAAGAGAATGATGAAGGAGGCAAAAGACCCCATTGAAAAGCTTCGCTACGCTTGTCTAGCAAGAGGGGCCAGTGGTATCAAAGGTCTCGGCAG AACATTCAGAATAATGGATGATGATTCCGATTTAAGTCTGAACATGaaggaatttaaaaaaggaattcATGATTATGGGTTGATCATGGATGATGATGTCGTGAGCTCATTGTTTCAACAGTTAGATAAGGATCACAGTGGGTCCCTGTCATTTGATGAATTCTTGACTGCCCTCAGA CCACCTATGAATAACTCAAGGAAAGAACTCATAAGGAGAGCATTCCAGAAACTGGACAGAACAGGGGATGGCGTGGTGACCGTACAGGATCTTCATGGTGTGTACAACGTAAAGAAACACCCCAAATACATCAGCGGAGAGTGGACGGAAGACCAGTGCCTCAAACAGTTCTTAGACTCCTTCGATTCTCCCAACGACAAAGACGGAAAG GTGACTGAAGAggaatttttgaattattatgcTGGAGTTAGCGCCTCTGTAGACAACGATGCCTACTTTCACCTAATGATGACTAATGCATGGAAGTTGTGA